The following DNA comes from Denticeps clupeoides chromosome 14, fDenClu1.1, whole genome shotgun sequence.
TCTCATGATTGTACTATCACGTAGTGGGCTAAAGGGTGATGTATTCAATTCAGTGAATTGAACAGAGCTCATAACATTCAACAAATcaaccaagacacacacacacacacacacacacacacacacacacacagacgaacaaataaaaaaaaatgaagaaatggaGCAATCCCACAAGAAATCAGGCGCTGAACACTTAGAGCTTttcacagtaaacacacacagtgtgcacTCAGGTCTCTCTTTTTCACACAAACGCTCACACACATTGTAAAGAGTGACAGAAAAGAAGGAAATTGAGAGAATaggagagaaaggaaaaaaatctaGGTGTTCCGGGGAGAAGGAGAGGACTGTTCTTCAGGGACCACTGACTGAATGCGAGGAAGGCTGGTGACAAACAGCAATCAGGTTGCCGGCAGCAGGCTTCCTACTGACAGCAATTCCACTGTGGCCACTGAAATCCTTCAAACACCTTCTAAACAGCTGCAGCCATTTCACTTCTATTCACTTTTATTTGTACAGCACCGTAGAGCAGTGCTCGTGGTCCCAGCTCACGAAAACATCTTCATGAACAAATGAATACAGAGGTGAAGTAAACGCGGATCTCTGTAAAtgaattctttattcatggtgGGAGGAGAAATATTCAAATCGGGCCATTTAGAgcatttaatatgaaaatgttgGTTGGTTTCTTTTCATTATTGGTTGTTTGAGTCAAGGCTCAAAGGAAGTGTCAAAAGAGGGTATGCCACACGACTATGGGGTACAGTGAATagtttattaatgtaaattaataaattacttAGGAGGAAAAAGAAGGTCCAGTTCCCCACACTAAAACTCAAACTAATaacagaaggagaaggagaaggagaaggagaagggcgTGACATGGAGACAATCGGGAAACAGAGAGACAGTCCGTCGGACAAGTCCAATTTGTCAACGGATATTATGGACCCCCGAAGttaagtgtaaagtgaaagggaagtaattgtcattgtgaaacactttagcacacacggtgacacaacgaaatgggtcctctgcttttaaccatcacccttggtgagcagtgggcagccatgacaggcgtccggggagcagtgtgtggggacggtgctttgctcagtggcacccttgTGGATCGTGAtccaaactggcaaccttccaataacGGGTCTGTGTCCACTGCGTTTAATTTTGGAGTCATATGAAATTGTTACTATTGGCaacataaattaaacataaaaacataaattcacAAGACGAAGAAAGAcgaaacagagcaaaaaaaaaaacataagccAGTTTGTATAATAGACACCCTTACAAATCATTTCTAATGGTCAGggcaatttttcattttttattaagaaCACAATCATGGAATAATCATCCACTTTGCAGAGAGCAAGGAATCGGATTACAACAAGAtggccatgcaggagacacGTCTTTTAAATTGTCAGTCACCGGTACTGATTCATTATAACTGCAAAGAGCTCAATGTACAATGCAGATTATGGTGGCAAATTCTCTGAACTGACTCCTGCTAGCCCTGCcttcatatatacagtacaggccaaatgtttggacacaccttctcagtcaatgtgttttctttattttcatgaccatttatattggtagattcttactgaaggcatcaaaactaagaatgaacacatgtggagctatgaaataactgaaaacatgttttgtatggtcatgaaaataaagaaaacacattgaatgagaaggtgtgtccaaacatttgacctgtactgtatatatgaagAAATGAAAGTTAACACAAAAGCGAATTTATAAACACTACAATATTAGCAGCATTGGAAAAttaaactggccaaattcacactagtacagtaTTTAGCACATCAACAGATGTGGGTTCAACTACATCACTATTTCAAactttgacaatgacaatctattattctttttgtaatAGTTTCTAATCAACCCCATGTCCTAGAAAgattaaaacatttctaaatgacactCTAAATGTTTATATGCAGTAATTTAAGACAGCAATGTGCATAAGATGCAAACATTGTGCATCCCATATAGGACTGTAACACTaatgcacaaatgcatttgACAATACAAGCAATTCTCCGGCCATCAGGAAAAACTAAAAAGTGGAATCATGCAGGAGCAGACATTTAACGAAACCTCTGACGTGGGTCCACAGAGCAGCCGGCCCCAGCGCACCAGCAGCCTGGCTCTTCTAGTCAGCTCATCATCAGGCGGACATGAGACATGAGACTAATCGCAGGGTCTGAATCAACACAATGCGCAACACAATGTGCACCCAGTCAATCAGGACAGATGATGTCCAACACTCACACATGGGTGCTTCACATATGCACCCCATGCAAATGTAGGAATCAGAAAATCAGACTTAACACAttaacagttttcttttttttgcagaaattgATACCTATAGTTACAATTTAATATAACAAATGACCAATAATGACTAGAAACCATAGCAAAATCCAACCAACAGTTTGATTTTTAGTACACAGAATAATATTTCCCCTCCAGTCAAGAATACTGTTGCCTCCtggttaaagaaaaataatgagtATCctctcattcatttatttttatgcaataACCAATCATGTCCAACTTGTGCACAGTTTATAAAGGGGGGGTTGTAAAATGTGCCATACGAGACAAAACATTCAGTCACACAATAATGACACCTTTCCTAATCATTTGATTATACAGTACCTGaaaaaagtcttgtcgcttgtgtacaaatggacctcaagtgccactgaaatatatttctaatcaagaaaTATAAGATTgttaattttattcccaacaaattttgtaataaaatttcATTACAAAACGAAACTGAAAgcattctaatattcaaagttGGTAAAGCCCactgagtcaatttttgcaaacacgtaagtgttgtcgccttgtcgtATGAGCTTCACTGGGGGTGAGCTGGGGGTGTATAAAAACACCCCcagaacactagaccttcacatcaactgcaactagacctctacaaacatgcctgagattcaccctgagactaaagtgttgattatgaagaggctgaagaccagatccactccttcaatgtgtctcagcatcaagtacagaagataaaaaaaagatttgaagagactggagatgtttttggcAAGCCCAGGTCatgcagaccccgcaagacaccTGATCGAGAGGATCGTGTGGCATtagccaaggcccacagcctgctaaaagcatggatgctggaaaagtggcagaaggtgaatttttcagatgaatcttctgttgaattacaccacagtcaccacaaatattgcagACCTACTGCAGCCGCATGGAGCCGAGattcaccaagaaaacagtgaagtttggtggcagaaaaatcatggtctggggttacatccagtatgggggtgtgtgagagatctgcaggctggaaggcaacatcaatagtctgaaatagcaagaaatcttagctaccttttatgttcccaaccataaaagaggccacattctgcagcaggatggtgctccatcataaCCTTCCATCTCCActtcaaagttcctcaaggcgaaaaAGAtgaagatgctccaggattggccagcccagtcaccaaacatgaacatcattgagcatgtgtggagtaggatgaaagaggaagcatggaagatgaaaccaaagaatattgatgaactctgggaggcatgcaagactgctttctttgctattcctgatgacttcatcacttcttaatttgctgacatatttttgtattttcagtaaatttgtttaatttctgcataggcgacaaaacttttgtcatgccaaaatcttttttcagtgaaacaaattaatttcaatgcattaaatataatttaatgcatttcagGGTTTCAGCTTTTCATATGAGTTATTTCGAACACCAATTGAttcatttgattaattaaaagtcaggttaatagcaggtgtttctacaaaataggtaagcgacaagacttttgtcagggactgtatattgTTCCATAAATTTTATAGTAAATTTTACCTACTgtgctcacacactcacatacacatatcTATGcctttttaatgtatgtacCCTGTATTTGAACCAGTGCATTATGaagctgtaaataaaaagtattttacattcaatttgTCTCATAAACCAATATCTGGTGAAATATAAGGAACAGACTAAACAGAATATACAAAtagcatgaaatgaaataataatactccaaatgaattatattaattgtattacatgtattacaatAGAGATTACATGTATTATACAAACTTTCATAGAAACTATGTAGATCATATGCATAGAGAATATGTTAAGATtggaatattaaatattaaataggtcttgtacatgtacatatatgtgcatatagaatgtattttatattagaTGTATTGTATGAATGTGTACAACAAGACCTTTCACTCTTACTTATATCCACCAGTCAAGTGTGAAATATACTCAGTGGCACACTGACATAATTTAATAAGTTTTATAAGTGAGATTTAAACGCAGATGTTCATTTGTCAGGCTCAGAAAGTAGAAATCCCTGTAGGCCACAATCACCCCAGATCACAGTACAACAACATCAGCCAGCACAACAGCATCTGCATCAATTCGTAGAAGTAGATTctgaattctgtttttttttttttgctgaaattgATACCTATAGTTACAATTTAATATGACAAATTACcaataatgaaagaaaaatccagccaatcatttcattttaagtaCACATAATAATATTTCCCCTCCAATCAGGAAtaggaataaataaattattctaGTTATAATTAAAGGAGAATTCTCTCACTCAGTTTTCATAACCACTAGTCAGAGTCCCAAATTGGGACACTGCGTGCAGGGCAGGGCTAAAGACACTCACCACATACTAACACTTAGGGACAGTCACCAATACACCAAGAGAACAGAGGAAACCTGGGCCAACATGGGGTGAACATGCAAGCTCCACAAGATCTGAGCTTGGAAGTGTGAGACCACTTCAGTAATTATAAAAACACCTTACTTCAAATAGGTTAATTGAGATTATTGAATATTATTGAATGATTGAATTAAATCGTGTTAGAGAATGAGATTTATTTTCAGCACATTTGCTTGCAGTTGGCAGAATACACCGGTGAATAAAATTGTTCctattttctgttgtttttgtcaccTTTGGGGGTACAGGGTGCCGTAATCTAGATGTTTGACATTTGAGGAGATACATTTTTCTCTTTAATTAAGTGACATTCCCCACCCAACGCTCCTCTCCTGTGAAATGTTGCACTAAAGCAAGGTTCTGAGCTCGCGTTGTTGTGCGGCTGCGGCGTGTCTCCTGTTCTCAgggaaatgagaaaaaaaagtgccttcAGAGACGGGCCATTTTCTTTCTCCCATTCTTCCTTTACGGCATGTATAATTTATTCAGCACTCATCAAAATTTCACAAGATCTATTTTGTGGCTTCCTTTCTTGTATGTCGACTCTAATTCTcattctcgctctctttctctcgcccCTTTCCTCTTTCTCTGGCTTCATTTAGATGTGACACCCCATCCTGTGAGGAAAAAAGGTTTGTTGGGATCAGATTTGTAACAAAtcctttttaaatgttgtttggtTAAGCAATTTGTTCTGCATTCATCACAGTTACACTGTTTTTAACAACAAAAGCGATGCGCAATGATTTCTTTTATCTATGCAGAAAATGCTTCGGATATTGCAAATGTCAGCTGTTAAGCGGGGACGATACACTGATGACTGCAATATGCAGCAAATACAGCTGCAAGCAAATACACTTTCCATTTCTACATGTTTCTTTAACATGATGACCTGATGATTAGATGATCGTCTCAGCCAAATCTCAACCAAAACGTGAAAAAGGCTGAGAGTTTCATCCTGTTTGGACAGCTGAGCTAAAGtagcattatttaatttttggaTTGTGGTATAAACTTTCGGCGACAATTGATAAACATTTggattatgaaagtgaagtgattgtgaaacactttagcacagcacacggtgacacaacaaaatgtcctctgcttttaaccatcacccttggtgagcagtgggcagccatgacaggcgcccggggagcagtgtgtggggacggtgctttgttatGGTTTGCTCATTAGTTCATAGAAGAATATAACGaacatgttatattttacacagacaacctCATCAATTGATAAATTCGAGAAAAATAATATGTTGCTCCGGtcactgaatatatatattgataaaaCTGTTCAGTGTGTTAAATCTCTTCTCCCACATTGATGGATCTTAAACATGCTGTCCACCAAAAAGTAAAAGAGCCTTTCAGTCTCTGCTGTCTGAAAGCTCAGTCTGTGGATCCATCAGAAATGATCTTAAAACTCAAAGGACCCAGTCATGGAGGTTGTCAATCATCAAGCCAGTTGCTCCATAGCGAGATCTGAGAGGAACCAATAGGAAGTGGCTGAGCAAGCATTTGACTTGGACCAGACTGTccttctggggcagtggtggccatgcagttaaggaagcagccccataatcagaaggttgccggttcgaatcctgatccgctgaggtgccactgagcaaagcaccgtccccatacattagcaagggtgatggttaaaagaagaggacacatttcgtgtcaccgtgagctgtgctgcagtgtttcacaatcacgttcactttttttctaagCACTAGGATTTTCTCAATATGAGAGAATTAATTGAATCAAATCAGAAtatgaattatgtttttatatgaaACTGCATCAAATAAAGGAAATTCTACCAATAATGAAGACAAAAAACCAAAAACTTAATTGCCTAATTTCGATATTTCCCCTCCCACAATAAGTATATGCCAGGAGCTGCGTGTGTAATTAACACAATCCGTAATCATCTCGGTTGATTCTGAAAGATTTTGGCTTGACTCCCACCCATCATGAAATGAACATGGTGCCTAAATGGGACGATGCTCCAAAGGCCCTTCGATGTGCAGAAAGCTTGCATCATTCCGCACAATGAAGCGAGGATGATGTGAGGAAAACGAAGCAGATGCTGGGGTGGCGCGATGATGCAACAAACGGTCTGACACATTATTCCTTTGCCAAATTCATTCTGTTTGGAAGTCGCAATGCTTAaccacacacttaaaaaaaaaaaaaacgaaataaaaaaatgaaagcatttgGCTTCGACCGGCATATGCGGAATAACTCGATAACTCATTCATCAGCCGTGTCAATGACCCAATCAGTGTTTGTCAGGTATGGACTCAGTCACACAAACTAATCCATCACCTCTTTGTTTTACAGGGGAGTTTCTGCCATccagaaaaaaaggtttgtgtttctttaatttATCTCTGTCTTCTGTGTTCTAAGGATGGCAACGTAAATTCTTTTTGCTTTCCATGATTAATGACAGTGAACAGACGTGGAATGATTGCCAGACAATGGACCCCGGGCCACCTCTGAGTGTTAATTTCATGAGTCAGTAAATAATTTGCTGTCTAATTGGGCTCTCATAGCCAATCAGATGGTGGGCAAGGCGCTCGTTAGCTGTCATTAGCAAAATGGAAAGAATCGGCCATTTAAGCCTCTACAAGCCGAGAGAATGCATCTTAATCAGGATTTATTCAGCTTTTGTTTAATCACCGTGCTGCACATTGCAATATCTGTTATTACGGAATCATAGCACGtctatgtattatttttattattctctaTCGTTTCGTAATGTTTTTGTCTTGTTAGCATGTAATCATAAATGTTAAGCATGCCTTTTATGTAGCTTTTGTTGCATTTCATTGTTGGCAAACACCATGCTTGCATGCTTGGGATGTTGGAATACATGtaacatatgtatttatttagactGACAATCTGTTTAATAATGTAACtaataaataacacattttgaaCCATTTGAAAGTTAATCATGATCAATTTTAAGACGAAAGcgtgcatatttaaaactattacagagacaagGGTCCCCGGAGAGTCCCACTCCAACCCTCTTCCCAATCCACAAAATGCACAGAGGCATTGTTCTTCCTGTTGAATCTAACAAGTGTGTCAACTAAGGTGATTCCACACCTACCGCACTTGTACCGGGGGAATGTTGAAGTGGTTCCTGCTTTCTCCACTGCAATCCTCTGTCTCTTTTACTGTCAGCAAGACAGCTGAAATCTGACTGACTGACTTGTCCCACGTAGAAACTGTCCAACCCTCCATTTGTTTGCCAGTGGCATTGCTTGCAAAAACTGTGTGGATGTTGAATCATGCTGGTTTCAATGACTACAGCCATCAAATGTTCTTATGGCGCTTGCACCGCATAGCTGTCAAGATTTTACACTCATACATGGACCCACAATGTACATTTTTCACTTAATTGTGCAACCACATGCATATGGAGACATGGGTGAGCACTGATCTGCTACAGTGATTTGCACATGGCAGCCTTGCAATAGGAAATAGGAACGTATTGACCCAAATGTAAGACGACCTTTTTTTAGGTTGTGCAGTTAGTCATTTATTAGAAAACCTCTTTTtggttgtattttatttgaagatAATGAAGATAAGGTACATGACTATTAatttaaatacagtaaataaaattaatttctttaaatcaatttatttctcttttaaatTAATTAGCCACATTTAAAGTGCAAATATATGTACGAAgaaatcctgaaaaaaaacCTCTCTTCATCCTTCATCCAAATAGTTTTTATGTGTATAAACCCTGAAAGTAGTGTTATTTCAGACATACTATGAGtgggaaaaaatgaataaaaaagtcATATATTTGGGCCAATACAGTACAGCATGCATCACATTGTACAGTATGCATATAAGCCATTCatgcaatacacacacacacacacacacattcatatttagTTAGATAAAGGGGACTCAGCTTTAGCGGAACAAGCACCATGATAGTAATGAAAGTGCTTGTAAATCTTGCACTGGGCtgcactttttcatttttatgcctCACACATGCATCTCCTCCCCTGTACGGATCTGTCACTGACCCTCACATTAAGATAAATAGCTTTGTGATGCAGTTGCAGAGTTGCGGGTCCAGGAcctggatgaagaggaggaggaagaggaggaagaattTTTAGATGAGggcgaggaggagggggaggaagaagaagaattagaggaggaagaggaagaactagaggaggaggatgaggcaGACGAAGACGATGAAGAAgtagatgaggaggaggaggaggaggaagatgcaGAGATcgcagatgaagaggaagaagaagaaacaattgaggatgaagaggaggaagatgagacAGCTCAGGCGGCTGACAAAGAGATGGAAGCTGAAgaatcaaaagaacacaaagctGAGgttgaggaggaagaggaacaaGAAGAGGAAGAACAAGAGGAAGCAGATACTGTGGAACCAGAAGAAGTAGATACTGGGGAACCAGAAGAAGCAGATACTGGGGAACCAGAAGAAGCAGATACTGAGGaaccagaagaagcagaaactggggaaccagaagaagcagaaacTGGGGAACCAGAAGAAGCAGATACTGGGGAACCAGAAGAAGCAGATACTGCGAAACCAGAAGAAGCAGATACTGAGAAACCAGAAGAAGCAGATACTGAGAAACCAGAAGAAGCAGATACTGGGGAACCAGAAGAAGCAGATACTGAGAAACCAGAAGAAGCAGATACTGGGGAACCAGAAGAAGCAGATACTGGGGAACCAGAAGAAGCAGATACTGGGGAACCAGAAGAAGCAGATACTGGGGAACCAGAAGAAGCAGATACTGAGAAACCAGAAGAAGCAGATACTGGGGAACCAGAAGAAGCAGATACTGGGGAACCAGAAGAAGCAGATACTGGGGAACCAGAAGAAGCAGATACTGGGGAACCAGAAGAAGCAGATACTGAGAAACCAGAAGAAGTAGATACTGAGGAACCAGAAGAAGTAGATACTGGGGAACCAGAAGAAGCAGATACTGGGGAACCAGAAGAAGCAGATACTGGGGAACCAGAGGATGAGGATACAGAAGAGAAAGCTGAAGAGGAAGAGGtggcagaagcagcagcagatgtggacgaggaggacgagTCAGAGGAGGCTAAAGAGAAGTCTGAAACAGACACTGATGAAGATGTGGAAGCCAAAGATGAAGAGCCAGCAGCTGTCGCCGTTGCGGCTGCCGTTGCCACTGACGCTGCAGCagctgccgccgccgccctcGCCGCTGCTGatgcggccgccgccgccgctgcagaTGCCGCCGCTGCCGCTGTGAAGGCCGCCGCAGCCGCCGCAGATGCTGCTGCTCTCGCCGCTGCTGCAGCGGTTGACAATGCTGCAGATGATGAGATGAGCAAGGACATATCTGatggtgaagatgatgatgatgatgatgatgaagccAAAACCATACCGGCAACTGAAGCAGGAggtgatgacgatgatgaagaTGACCAAAAACTTCAAAGTGAAGACAAAAATGATGACACTGACACCTCTACAAATGTTGCTGATGACAGCCAAGAAGATGATGGTGATAGTGACATGACCATTGAGTCGCctgatgatgaagatggtgaCATGGAAGAGAAAGTTGAAACCACACAGCCTGGTGAAGCTCAcattcaggatggtgatgaaGAAAAAAGTGATGAAATGACTGATGTCGATGACAAAGCCAGCAGTACAACTGACATTGTAGATGAAGAtcaagatgatgatgatgatgatgatgacgatgacaaAAAACATGAAGATGATGACGATGAAAAATCCAATGTAGTTGCTGCTACCGATGACACTGAGGATGACCATGCTGGTGAGGATGACCAAAAAGATGAAGATTCTGACCAAACTAAAGAAGAGAAAGATGATCATGGAGACATTAAGGATGACGAGGATGATGCTACCAAACCTGCTGATCTACTGAAAGGTAAGAATGATGACAGTTGCTGATACAGATGAGGAAGACACTACCACTCACCCTGTTGACAGTGGcaatgaggatgatgatgaggataaTTAGTCCTAATAGTCCTATCAGTAATGATTTTGGACTTCATGTAGACAGTAGCGATGAAGATGTTTTAATAGGCAAAGATTGTTGAGGTAAAAGATTGTGATGTTGCTCCTGCTATTTTAGAAGATGAGCCCAAAGAGAGTGATGAAGATGCCAAAGATGAGAagaaagatgatgatgatgatgatgctgttcACACAGGTACTGAGAAGTTGTTCTCCATCTTCCTcaacacactcatacatgcTCATACCTAGACCAGTCCCACCAGGATTATGCTGGTTTCTGTGAAATTGCTGGATGTTGATGGAAAAATCGTTTCAACCTGTTTCATTGCGAGTGAAGCAGCTCTGTCCTCAgcagtcagtgttttttttttttttactaaacgTGTCTGCATTCATTGTTTCGATTGCTGTATTGCAGTGTCCTGAAGGAGGTGATTCTCTGTACTAAACCCATGCATTTGTTCCGGATAGTTTACCTGCAAAACTGAAACTaagccaaaagaaaaaaatctattggaGTATCTGTGTTACACATCATTCCTATTCACCTGTTTACATCTGAACATTACATCAACATTACTACATCCATTAACATGCATGCAGCGTACATGTGTTCTGTTGAGATTTCAGGATTAATACACAACGTtttatttgcatacattttagCAACAGGAGGCTACCTAATTTCATAATAATTACGTAATGACTAATGTACAATGCAAGGAGATTTATGTTTCAGCTTTCGTTATGGCCATTGCTTTTTTaatgtggttttgttttatttcatatgaGGGCCCTTGCATCAAATGTAATCAGATCTTGTGACAGGGAACAGAAGTAGGGTATTGTTAAACAGTCTTGTGCTTTTAGTTCCCTCATAATtgaaacattttacagcatCTCCACATGACTGGATGGATTGCGTTATAAAATTAATCCCTAACTGGACCTATAACAATCTGGCTGCATTGGCATTAatatgacacacacataaaatctAAAGCTGGGCAGACCGGCTCTGAAAGTCGGCTAATGTTATTAGGGAGCGTTCTGGGGGAGGCAGGCAGTCGTGGCCATGCGATTGTGCGATTCCAACCCCGAGCTGAGTGCTGGGAGGGGCAGTGGGCACAGCGCTGGGTGGATGCCAGGGAAACGCTGCATGAGGAGCACTCTACTACAGCTGGCCCAATAACCCTCCCTGCCAAACTAGATACTTGGACAGGTCACAGAAGGACGTGTGGACTCtggttttcatgtgttttgctTTGTACTAGCTGTAGTAGGAGTGGTGGCAGTAGCACATGTCGTTGCAGTCGCAGCAAAATACTACGCACTTAACCTCTAATTTGCTATGGGTTACAAGAAAATTGATGCATTGcatcatttgtaaatgtaaacatcttgacatttttatttttttgtagaaattaacaaaattatttttacgTGTGACAACCACTCCATAGTGTGATCAAGACAGAGCTGCTGAActtcttattttctttatttatcagGATAAAATTTAGGGATGTGCTGTTTGAGTTTCACAGTACAATTCTGGTTTGAAGACTGCAATTGTGTGAGATTATAAAACGGAAATTAAATTAGGAGTATATTAAAACCATACTGAAAAagctgtaacaaaaaaaaaaaagagattatgCAAAATTAATGTGGAATCAAAATAATATCAAATAA
Coding sequences within:
- the trdn gene encoding triadin isoform X4, giving the protein MTEAIEARSSTTTTTILETKNGDALSSTVRVSKRTVTDDLYSTFSSPMAWVLVLALIITWSAVAIIMFDLLDNKSLKAHTLYCDDPCLPPGPRAPAARKAHKAASSLRAHTGAIPEMTSDPVKAMNEAMEESTDWIGTFLGAVTSLIAPEELDEDVTPHPVRKKGEFLPSRKKVAELRVQDLDEEEEEEEEEFLDEGEEEGEEEEELEEEEEELEEEDEADEDDEEVDEEEEEEEDAEIADEEEEEETIEDEEEEDETAQAADKEMEAEESKEHKAEVEEEEEQEEEEQEEADTVEPEEVDTGEPEEADTGEPEEADTEEPEEAETGEPEEAETGEPEEADTGEPEEADTAKPEEADTEKPEEADTEKPEEADTGEPEEADTEKPEEADTGEPEEADTGEPEEADTGEPEEADTGEPEEADTEKPEEADTGEPEEADTGEPEEADTGEPEEADTGEPEEADTEKPEEVDTEEPEEVDTGEPEEADTGEPEEADTGEPEDEDTEEKAEEEEVAEAAADVDEEDESEEAKEKSETDTDEDVEAKDEEPAAVAVAAAVATDAAAAAAAALAAADAAAAAAADAAAAAVKAAAAAADAAALAAAAAVDNAADDEMSKDISDGEDDDDDDDEAKTIPATEAGGDDDDEDDQKLQSEDKNDDTDTSTNVADDSQEDDGDSDMTIESPDDEDGDMEEKVETTQPGEAHIQDGDEEKSDEMTDVDDKASSTTDIVDEDQDDDDDDDDDDKKHEDDDDEKSNVVAATDDTEDDHAGEDDQKDEDSDQTKEEKDDHGDIKDDEDDATKPADLLKEDEPKESDEDAKDEKKDDDDDDAVHTETQRLRREKAKEVLKEREKSNQKPKEEERRKAEAKEEPKARAVKEASKPTHEEPAAAQRKKAEGAEKRHKAPTELKERKDKTEAKKSDVKREMKKKTKAEEKVARKADKDAKPEKRGRGRSEEKVTLKDEADVPKKTSAEKLKKKEPKVAKKEDVFKRTPKKKEAVSPRKSPKTLRKKATEPRLDKSTAGVTVKREEKVEESKQVDVAPPSQEAAPCRPTPVYCPAPPGWYVHHVVTENPVPPPSAAGAQVPILTTMIPTAIPLYPSPPTQEPAVKIKSMLKKAKKEKTKAPSEKKEKSVVTKCMTGTTLTPKEDFAKEKSDSALKKEIETEEEEPKSILPPGDSLLAAQEETAKEPSDTAQEEGLKEEEKATAESTAAPAEQTEAKDAHEKDVNISATAKEPQTGDNVTEKKKPGKIPYFQCVVYSGKSGQHPLRPFTPGMTPAMSSAMRAAIEQRAALMEQKARAAASH
- the trdn gene encoding triadin isoform X5 — its product is MTEAIEARSSTTTTTILETKNGDALSSTVRVSKRTVTDDLYSTFSSPMAWVLVLALIITWSAVAIIMFDLLDNKSLKAHTLYCDDPCLPPGPRAPAARKAHKAASSLRAHTGAIPEMTSDPVKAMNEAMEESTDWIGTFLGAVTSLIAPEELDEDVTPHPVRKKGEFLPSRKKVAELRVQDLDEEEEEEEEEFLDEGEEEGEEEEELEEEEEELEEEDEADEDDEEVDEEEEEEEDAEIADEEEEEETIEDEEEEDETAQAADKEMEAEESKEHKAEVEEEEEQEEEEQEEADTVEPEEVDTGEPEEADTGEPEEADTEEPEEAETGEPEEAETGEPEEADTGEPEEADTAKPEEADTEKPEEADTEKPEEADTGEPEEADTEKPEEADTGEPEEADTGEPEEADTGEPEEADTGEPEEADTEKPEEADTGEPEEADTGEPEEADTGEPEEADTGEPEEADTEKPEEVDTEEPEEVDTGEPEEADTGEPEEADTGEPEDEDTEEKAEEEEVAEAAADVDEEDESEEAKEKSETDTDEDVEAKDEEPAAVAVAAAVATDAAAAAAAALAAADAAAAAAADAAAAAVKAAAAAADAAALAAAAAVDNAADDEMSKDISDGEDDDDDDDEAKTIPATEAGGDDDDEDDQKLQSEDKNDDTDTSTNVADDSQEDDGDSDMTIESPDDEDGDMEEKVETTQPGEAHIQDGDEEKSDEMTDVDDKASSTTDIVDEDQDDDDDDDDDDKKHEDDDDEKSNVVAATDDTEDDHAGEDDQKDEDSDQTKEEKDDHGDIKDDEDDATKPADLLKEDEPKESDEDAKDEKKDDDDDDAVHTETQRLRREKAKEVLKEREKSNQKPKEEERRKAEAKEEPKARAVKEASKPTHEEPAAAQRKKAEGAEKRHKAPTELKERKDKTEAKKSDVKREMKKKTKAEEKVARKADKDAKPEKRGRGRSEEKVTLKDAKRKGVAKREADVPKKTSAEKLKKKEPKVAKKEDVFKRTPKKKEAVSPRKSPKTLRKKATEPRLDKSTAGVTVKREEKVEESKQVDVAPPSQEAAPCRPTPVYCPAPPGWYVHHVVTENPVPPPSAAGAQVPILTTMIPTAIPLYPSPPTQEPAVKIKSMLKKAKKEKTKAPSEKKEKSVVTKCMTGTTLTPKEDFAKEKSDSALKKEIETEEEEPKSILPPGDSLLAAQEETAKEPSDTAQEEGLKEEEKATAESTAAPAEQTEAKDAHEEPQTGDNVTEKKKPGKIPYFQCVVYSGKSGQHPLRPFTPGMTPAMSSAMRAAIEQRAALMEQKARAAASH